The Vidua chalybeata isolate OUT-0048 chromosome 9, bVidCha1 merged haplotype, whole genome shotgun sequence genomic sequence GGAGTATGTCCTGACAGCCTGGGGGACTCAAGTAAGCCTCAGCCTCCAGTCGCCAGTTTACGGGGACAAGATGGCATTTTCCCCATGATGTCATTTAGCTGAAACATCCTCATGGTAAAACCTGTGGGCAGGAGGACACAGGCGAAGCGGTGGCTCACGGGGGTTCTCATGCCTCTTGCATTGCTGCTCTCTGAGCCGTGTCCCATCACGGGACTGTGGCCAGACAGGACCTTGGCAGCCACAGGAACCTTTGCACCcttcagcaaacagcagcagggctggggagcagcaggggcaggagggagggggtttggggttgaCAACAAAGGACCACACAGACAAGGCACCACATGCTCTCTCCTTCTAAACCCTTTATTGAACATGGGCCCACCCCAAACCTTAGTGGGGGCGGTCAGGGATGACCATGTGCAATGATTCCCCAGCGTGGGGAGGGTCcagatgctgtggctgtggggagAGTCTTTGTCAGCAGTCGTGGTCTACGGCAGGTGGAGCTGGAAGATTTCTGTGACACGTGGCTTTAGCTCGCCGAGGTTGGACAGGGGGGCTGAGAGCCCCACGACACTCCACTGCTCCCCTGCCACCGTGCTGGAGCTTTGGTAGGACAGGAGCTGGGCCCCTGCCTtgctcagcagccctggagaggaGCACAGGAATTAGGGACCACGGGCTGCCCTCTGgcccagcacccagcagggagctgagcctCTGCTCGCCTCAAACCCCGCTCAGAGGTTCATGATGCCATTTCTTCCTCCACCCCAAGTCCTTTGCTCAACATCACACAACCCCCTGCCCAAACCCCtcatccgtccatccatccaaccatccatccatccatccatccatccatccatccatccatccatccatccatccatccatccatccatctctccaggcagcatctgctgcagcaggggctcAGCTCTAGGTCGGGTGCGGGGATTCCCCcggctgtccctgcagctcagggctgaCACAGGGACTCACCGGTCAGCGTGGCCAGAGCACTGGTGTCAGAGGCTTTGGCTCTGTAGATGAGGAGAGGGCCAGACAGCGGGGCTGGCAGCTTGAAGGTGGCCCCGTTGATCTGCCGCAGGACCGGCGTGCTGCCCTGCACCGTCCCCGTCACCTGGTGTGGggtgccctgcagggacacctgcacCAGACCGGTGATGCTGTCGGGCTCGGGGGCCACATGGCTGTGGGTGGTTGTGACCTGCCAGAGAGACACGGACACTCAGTGCCCAGGTCCTGTGTGTGGCTGGGGCGGGGAAGGGATGTCCTCGGAAGCACTCCAGGGAACACCCAGCGTCAATGCTGCATGAGCAGCGTGGTAGGGTGTCTCCAGGCTCATGCTGCTTGGTGGGGAAGGCGCACCAGGCTGGGGTGCAGAGCCTGGGTGTCCACGCACCTTCAGCCCAGCCTCCTGGGCCAGCAGTGTGGCGTTAACCAGGGTCACTTCCTTCTGTGTCCCTCCAGCCAGCATGCCCGCAGCCACAGCAGGCGTCAGGTAGCTTCCAGCCTCCTTcaggggtgtccctggggtgcAAGGGAGGAGGTGTGcatgagccagcagcagagaggtCAGGCCCACAGTGGAGTGGCCAGCCCGGGGCTGGTCCTTCCACCCAcccaatccatccatccatccgtcctTCCCTGCGTACTCTAGGGCTCCCTCCAATCCCACTGTTAATCACCCTCCTGTCTGTCTGTTCTCCTGCCTGCCCATTGGGGTCCCCACACCCAGGCTCACCTAGGGTGCAGACCTGCACGCTGCCCTGCACTTGCTTGCCGGCCGTGCACAGCACCGTGCCCAGGGCCTTGGCCAGGGTGATCCAAGGCTTGGTCTGGGGTGCAAAAGCCTTGCTGAGAGCCTGCCCATTAACCTGCAGGAGAGAGAGTGAGTGGTGAGAGCCTGCCAGGGATCCCCCATGGAGCATTGCTCCCAGTGCACCCATGGGTTACAGCTGGGGTAACTGAGGAGGTCAGGTGCTGCAGGGGACTCACTACACCAGTCAGCCCCTTCCCCGTGGCCATGTCCACGATCTGCATGGCGATTTCCTTGCCGCAGCGGCTCTGTGCCTCCTGTGTGCTGGCACCCAGATGTGGGCAGGAGATGACATTGGGATGGTTCACCAGGTCACGGTCCTTTGGGGGCTCCTGCAGACACAGTTCCATCCTGCCATCGGCTCCCAGCACCTACCTGGGAGCTCGGAGGGAGCAGGGGGCATTTACCCCCACCTCCTTTGCAAGGAGAGAAGCTGAGGGCTGTTCCtggtcccagccccacagggtTTGCTaggctgccctgccctggttTGGGCAAAATTAAGGCAGTGCTGAGAGAAAGCCAAGCTCGGGGGGGTCCCTACAGCCCCACTCACCTGTGTGAAGACATCAAGGGCAGCCCCACCACACTGCCCCGACTGCAGCGCCCGCAGCAGCGCGCCCTCATCCACGATGCCACCGCGGGCACAGTTCACCACCTGCACGCCACGGCGGCACTTGGCAAAGGTGCTGTCGTTCAGGAGCCCTGCAGAAGGAGGGCTGTGAGCAGAAgggggctgccccagctctccccaaaCCTCCCTGTGACCGTGCCCATACCCGTGGTGGAGGGCAGCAGCGGCGTGTGCACCGTGATGAAGTCGCAGCGGGGCCAGATCTGCTCCAGCGGCAGCTGCTCCACACCGAAGGTGGCTGAGACATCAGCGGTGATGATGGGATCGTAGCCGATGGTCTGAGGCAGAGTGGGCGCTCACTCTTACAGCCTGGCACGGTGGCTCTGGCCTCCCTGGTCAGGGAGGTCTATGCTCCCCATCGTTCCTCCCTGCCCCATCTCCTCACCTTCATGCCAAAAGCCTGCATACGAATGGCCACCTCCCTGCCGATGCgtcccagccccagcacggcCAGCGTCTTCCCGTTCAGCTCCATGCCCATGTACTGGGGAGTACAGGGAGAGTGAGTGAGCACACCCCACATGGACACCCCCACCCAGAGGTGCTTCACTGCCTCCTACCTTCTTACGGTCCCACTTGCCCTCCTTCATGGAGGCAGCTGCCTGCGGGATCTGCCtaaaaaggaggctgtggtCAGTGCAGGGTAGGGGGCTGTAGGGCACACCTGTCCGCATCCTGCCTTGTGCTCACCTGGCCAGGCACAGGATCATCCCACAGGTGAGCTCGGCGGCGCTGAGGCTGTTCCCAGTGGGCGTGCTGGGGATGGAGAGTGGTGTCACTGGTGTGTGTCCCCCGGGCTGACAGGGATCTGTGTCCCGTAAGGACGGAGGCACACAGGGTGGTGCCAGGGGTGCCATGGGTGGGGAGGGCGCCCTATTGAAGTCCCCCCGGCCTCCCCAGGATCACGGGCACGGATGTCCCCACACTCCTGCTCTTACTTCATGACCAAGACGCCTTTCCTGGTGGCTGCATCCACGTCCACATTGTCCACGCCGGTGCCGGCTCTGCCCACCACCTGCAGCCTCTCTGCCGCCTCCAGAACCTCGGCCGTGACTTTGGTGGCCGAGCGGACGATGAGCCCATCGCAGTCCTAAGGGGTGACAGACACGGCGAATGGGACCAGGGTCGGGGTCGGTGGCCCCGGGTGGGAGACGGGACGGGGACAGCCGCTGCCGGGGTCCGGGATCTGCCGTGCGAAACCGGCCGGGCTCTTGCATCAGACGGGAGGCGGGGACCGGTCGAAGGGGTCCGCTGCCACCCGGGACTGCCGGcctgcagctgtgcccaccCACCCATGCACTCGCCCACCCACCCACCCGCGCGTGGGTGCAGCCCTGCCTCACCCGGATCTCCcgcagcagctcctccttgctCAGCCCGGGCTTCTCCGTCACCCGGAGCCCGCCGGCCTGCAGGATCTCCCGGCAGCAGGGGTCCAGGCTTTCGCTGATCAGCACTTTCTGCAGCTTGCCCAGTGCCATGGCGGGAGCGGGCCCGGCGGGACGGGGAGGGACTGGACGAGACGGGGGTGCCGGCTCTGTCCGCACGCCGCcgagaggctgctgctgcccctccgCCGCGCTAAAAGGGCTGCGAGCGGTGCACGTTTTTCGGGCTCATTGGGTCCCGTCTCCATAATcccacctccttcccctccccgcCCCAGCCCGCCCGGTCCCC encodes the following:
- the PHGDH gene encoding D-3-phosphoglycerate dehydrogenase gives rise to the protein MALGKLQKVLISESLDPCCREILQAGGLRVTEKPGLSKEELLREIRDCDGLIVRSATKVTAEVLEAAERLQVVGRAGTGVDNVDVDAATRKGVLVMNTPTGNSLSAAELTCGMILCLARQIPQAAASMKEGKWDRKKYMGMELNGKTLAVLGLGRIGREVAIRMQAFGMKTIGYDPIITADVSATFGVEQLPLEQIWPRCDFITVHTPLLPSTTGLLNDSTFAKCRRGVQVVNCARGGIVDEGALLRALQSGQCGGAALDVFTQEPPKDRDLVNHPNVISCPHLGASTQEAQSRCGKEIAMQIVDMATGKGLTGVVNGQALSKAFAPQTKPWITLAKALGTVLCTAGKQVQGSVQVCTLGTPLKEAGSYLTPAVAAGMLAGGTQKEVTLVNATLLAQEAGLKVTTTHSHVAPEPDSITGLVQVSLQGTPHQVTGTVQGSTPVLRQINGATFKLPAPLSGPLLIYRAKASDTSALATLTGLLSKAGAQLLSYQSSSTVAGEQWSVVGLSAPLSNLGELKPRVTEIFQLHLP